In the Campylobacter sp. MIT 12-8780 genome, one interval contains:
- a CDS encoding YajQ family cyclic di-GMP-binding protein, whose protein sequence is MASEHSFDISAAIDSGELKNALEQAKKELESRYDLKGVKAEFELDEKLGLFKISSSSEAKLDTLKDMLISKLIKRGVNAAAIKEKSRESGALARLSLEVASSIDSENAKKINKAIKESKLKVSSQIRGEEIRVSAKQIDDLQAVMKLVKELNLELNLSFKNLK, encoded by the coding sequence ATGGCAAGTGAGCATAGTTTTGATATAAGCGCAGCTATTGATAGCGGAGAGCTTAAAAATGCCCTAGAGCAAGCTAAAAAAGAACTTGAAAGCAGATATGATTTAAAGGGCGTAAAGGCTGAGTTTGAGCTTGATGAAAAGCTTGGACTTTTTAAAATTTCTTCCTCAAGTGAAGCTAAGCTTGATACCTTAAAAGATATGCTTATTTCAAAGCTTATCAAAAGAGGCGTTAATGCTGCCGCTATTAAAGAAAAAAGCAGAGAAAGTGGGGCTTTAGCAAGATTAAGCCTAGAAGTAGCCTCAAGCATAGATAGTGAAAATGCCAAAAAAATCAACAAAGCCATCAAAGAAAGCAAGCTTAAGGTAAGCTCTCAAATTAGAGGCGAGGAGATTAGGGTAAGTGCTAAGCAAATTGATGATTTACAAGCCGTGATGAAGCTGGTTAAAGAGCTCAATTTAGAGCTGAATTTAAGCTTTAAAAATTTAAAATAA
- a CDS encoding ATP-binding protein, whose protein sequence is MNDLKEFLNKKNITETKLFKKLKCSENEALILRELCKNYVQANSSTSAFSVLFTLFGDSSFSHLDHLEELKHLIELGFITQSMSAFKSTDSRALRASMLYLLQTELSLSELFLHFIEEKSVLDMSKKDAYGDYLEYLKDEFERIELYARLNFNLKYQNDELKNTIKAYEKHIKERLKHSKFYNVLAEIFKEYALNEKEQIIFIALLKEEYSINDENSNARDLNSLLLLISNSELERLKNKALFDENSKLMEKNLIDYDEFLSPFGDINKSFYLSESILQRIIDFKEPSKNTKLRLESVVKDQDIFELIEPNTDINDVIMPIKTKELLENILKQQDKKVLERLSSWGIKSSKNIEAKIIFYGPAGTGKTMSALSLAKSMKKAVLSFDCSKILSKYVGESEQNVRKIFDTYNKIAQNCKQSPILLLNEADQFLSTRIESSSGADKMHNQMQNIFLEQIERFSGVIIATTNFLESLDSAFSRRFEYKIEFKKPDFTQRLLIWQKSLPKNAEFDKEFSVNVLANYELSGAQIIMVIKNTALKAAISKEGIFKMQDFLESIHKELSSSFDKNKIVGFGA, encoded by the coding sequence ATGAATGATTTAAAAGAGTTTTTAAACAAGAAAAATATCACAGAAACTAAGCTTTTTAAAAAACTCAAATGCAGTGAAAATGAGGCTTTGATCTTAAGAGAGCTTTGCAAAAACTATGTGCAAGCAAACTCAAGCACCAGTGCTTTTAGCGTGCTTTTTACTCTTTTTGGGGATTCTTCTTTTTCACATTTAGATCACCTAGAAGAGCTTAAACATCTTATAGAGCTTGGTTTTATCACTCAAAGTATGAGTGCTTTTAAAAGCACGGATTCAAGGGCTTTAAGAGCTTCAATGCTTTATTTACTTCAAACTGAGTTGAGTTTAAGTGAGCTTTTTTTGCATTTTATCGAAGAAAAAAGTGTGCTTGATATGTCTAAAAAAGATGCTTATGGTGATTATTTGGAGTATTTAAAAGATGAGTTTGAACGTATCGAGCTTTATGCAAGACTTAATTTTAACTTAAAATATCAAAATGATGAGCTTAAAAACACCATAAAAGCTTATGAAAAGCATATCAAAGAGCGTCTTAAGCACAGCAAATTTTATAATGTCCTGGCTGAAATTTTTAAAGAATACGCCTTAAATGAAAAAGAGCAAATCATATTCATCGCCCTTTTAAAAGAAGAATACAGCATTAATGATGAAAACTCAAATGCAAGGGATTTAAATTCCTTACTCTTACTCATTAGCAATTCTGAGCTTGAAAGACTTAAAAATAAAGCCTTATTTGATGAAAACTCAAAACTTATGGAAAAAAATCTCATTGATTATGATGAGTTTTTAAGCCCTTTTGGAGATATTAATAAAAGCTTTTATTTAAGCGAGAGCATTTTACAACGCATAATTGATTTTAAAGAGCCAAGCAAAAACACTAAGCTAAGATTAGAAAGCGTTGTAAAGGATCAAGATATATTTGAGCTTATAGAGCCAAACACTGATATAAACGATGTAATCATGCCTATAAAAACAAAGGAGCTTTTAGAAAATATCTTAAAGCAACAAGATAAAAAAGTACTTGAGCGTTTAAGTTCTTGGGGCATAAAAAGTTCTAAAAATATAGAAGCAAAGATCATCTTTTATGGACCTGCTGGAACGGGTAAGACTATGAGTGCTTTAAGCCTTGCAAAGTCTATGAAAAAGGCGGTTTTGAGCTTTGATTGTTCTAAAATTTTAAGCAAATATGTGGGCGAAAGCGAGCAAAATGTAAGAAAAATTTTTGACACTTATAATAAAATCGCTCAAAATTGCAAACAAAGCCCAATTTTACTCTTAAATGAAGCCGATCAGTTTTTAAGCACAAGGATTGAAAGTAGCAGTGGGGCTGATAAAATGCACAATCAAATGCAAAATATTTTCCTAGAGCAAATCGAGCGTTTTAGTGGAGTGATCATCGCTACAACAAATTTCTTAGAAAGCCTAGATAGTGCCTTTTCAAGAAGGTTTGAGTATAAGATAGAGTTTAAAAAGCCAGATTTTACTCAAAGGCTTTTAATCTGGCAAAAATCCCTACCTAAAAATGCCGAATTTGACAAAGAATTTAGCGTTAATGTGCTAGCAAATTATGAACTTAGCGGCGCTCAAATCATCATGGTGATTAAAAACACAGCCCTAAAAGCAGCCATTTCAAAAGAGGGCATTTTCAAAATGCAAGATTTTTTAGAAAGCATACATAAAGAATTAAGCTCAAGCTTTGATAAAAACAAAATCGTAGGTTTTGGAGCTTAG
- a CDS encoding Cj0814 family flagellar-dependent secreted protein, with protein sequence MQISSINSYSNYANTFNSQTKTQNLNENSTQTNALNSSISNLVQDKSKAVSQVLGYGVDKEGFFTSDFNEAAGLPKDYKIYAKDIQKFVDYHNSSALTHTDIDIAKTLANAYKIFSQLIQDELNSDTFSQKQIQNLPIGYEFDTKNLNVLKIYKNSQDFKSAISNESSLQNKNTRLWHSFAPDYKNNQFLSPDTNTIFNTSILKLNASVYQNDDGSVAKGGVLTAFLYASSSYEVFEGTASILGKLNGVDDDFSQEEIKDLKAFLEENTINFTNDPLSLFGKKLDLLRSNLNIEDFKNEWLKLKAESEKAYTAMQDEKLNSQALNNTNNFLAQNNDNPQSDETNKTTFTPIQAESKNETYKAIDTNELLKKLLEESFDEKDFLEMIFGIKDENVNLKSLDLNSSEFLNSNDLVSMLSKISLNTFNVLNKSLDVKV encoded by the coding sequence ATGCAAATAAGCTCTATAAATTCATACTCAAACTACGCAAATACTTTTAATTCTCAAACAAAAACTCAAAATTTAAATGAAAATTCCACTCAAACTAATGCCTTAAATTCAAGCATTTCAAATTTAGTCCAAGATAAAAGCAAGGCAGTCTCTCAAGTCTTAGGTTATGGTGTAGATAAAGAAGGCTTTTTTACTAGTGATTTTAATGAAGCAGCTGGCTTGCCAAAAGATTATAAAATTTATGCAAAAGATATACAAAAATTTGTAGATTATCACAATAGCTCTGCCCTTACGCACACAGACATTGATATAGCTAAAACTTTAGCTAATGCTTATAAAATATTTTCTCAACTCATACAAGATGAGTTAAATTCAGATACTTTCTCGCAAAAACAAATTCAAAATTTACCAATAGGATATGAATTTGATACAAAAAACTTAAATGTGCTTAAAATTTATAAAAATAGCCAAGATTTTAAAAGTGCCATCTCAAACGAGAGTAGCTTACAAAATAAAAATACAAGACTTTGGCATAGTTTTGCACCTGATTATAAAAACAATCAATTTCTTAGCCCAGATACAAATACCATATTCAACACAAGCATTTTAAAACTCAATGCAAGTGTTTATCAAAATGATGATGGAAGTGTCGCTAAAGGAGGTGTTTTAACAGCCTTTTTGTATGCAAGTTCAAGTTATGAAGTTTTTGAAGGAACAGCAAGTATTTTGGGGAAGCTTAATGGCGTAGATGATGATTTTTCTCAAGAAGAGATAAAAGATTTAAAAGCATTTTTAGAAGAAAATACTATTAATTTTACAAACGATCCTTTATCACTTTTTGGCAAAAAACTTGATTTATTGCGTTCAAACTTAAACATAGAAGACTTCAAAAACGAATGGCTAAAACTCAAAGCTGAATCTGAAAAAGCTTATACCGCGATGCAAGATGAAAAGCTAAATTCACAAGCTTTAAATAATACAAATAACTTTTTAGCCCAAAACAATGATAACCCACAAAGTGATGAAACAAACAAAACAACCTTCACTCCAATACAAGCAGAAAGTAAAAATGAAACTTATAAAGCTATAGATACAAATGAGCTTCTTAAAAAACTTTTAGAAGAAAGTTTTGATGAAAAAGATTTTCTTGAAATGATTTTTGGGATAAAAGATGAGAATGTAAATTTAAAAAGTCTTGATTTAAATTCAAGTGAGTTTTTAAATTCAAATGATTTAGTAAGTATGCTTTCAAAGATAAGCTTAAATACTTTTAATGTTTTAAATAAGAGTTTAGATGTGAAGGTGTGA